ATGGAGAGAGAAAAACAGGAAATAGACCTGAAGATTATCAAGCCCCTGCAATTTCCTGATCTTTATAAAGCTTACGGTAAAAAAGCCGGTGGTGGTATATTGCTCTACGGGCCTCCAGGATGTGGTAAAACCTACCTGGCTAAAGCCACGGCCGGCCAGATACAGGCTGAGTTCATCAATGTAGGTATCCATGATGTATTGGATATGTGGGTCGGCAACAGTGAAAAGAACCTGCACAGCTTATTTGAACTGGCCCGGCAAAGCAAGCCCTGTGTATTGTTTTTTGATGAAGTGGATGCACTCGGAGCCAACCGGTCAGCACTCCGGCAAACAGGCGCCACACACATCATCAATCAATTCCTTGCTGAGATGGATGGAATTGCGGCAAGCAACGAAAATATCCTGATCATCGGAGCTACCAACGCCCCGTGGAGCCTGGATCCGGCATTCCGCCGCCCTGGTCGTTTCGACAGGATCATTTTTGTAGCGCCTCCTGAAACTGATGGCCGGGAAGAAATCCTGAAACTGCAGTTGCGCGATAAACCCATCAGCGATATTAATTTCAGCGCCATCGCCAAGGCTACGGCTGGTTATTCCGGCGCCGATCTGAAGGCAATTGTAGATATAGCAGTGGAAGAAAAACTGCTGGAAGCACTGCAAAAAGGAGCACCACAGCCCATCACCCAGAAAGAGTTACTGAAAGCTGCTAAAACCCATCGGCCTACCACCAGGGAATGGTTCAATACTGCCCGTAACTATGCGCTGTATTCCAATGAAACCGGCCTTTATGACGATGTGCTGAAATACCTGGATATTAAGAAATAACGTTTATGGCTGTATTAATTCAGCGCGCACAGATTTTATTGCAACAAGGTCGTTTTGAAGACGCTTTTACGACACTCCGTCAGCATTTGAGCACCAATGCCCATGATACCGACGGGTTGTTTCTGCTGGCGATCTGTTACCTGGAAACAAACAAACTCCCGGAAGCCGCGCAGGTAGCGGGAGATGCCCTCTCTTTTGCTCCTCACGATGATCGTTTCCTATATCTGCAATCCAGAATAGCATTCC
The genomic region above belongs to Chitinophaga sp. 180180018-3 and contains:
- a CDS encoding AAA family ATPase, with amino-acid sequence MSSEVVKQLQEAVQFSPENVPLRLHLAQVLLQDYDYAAAEEQYRKVLELSSANTAAQLGLARTFYHQQKYSAAIVVLEQLEHREPDHFDALLLHCRILVKEKSMPQAKEIYQHLLQINPGFRDEALDGLFRVVQQSPPPSFDNNDDDDIGEAERQFMLEKPEINFADVGGMEREKQEIDLKIIKPLQFPDLYKAYGKKAGGGILLYGPPGCGKTYLAKATAGQIQAEFINVGIHDVLDMWVGNSEKNLHSLFELARQSKPCVLFFDEVDALGANRSALRQTGATHIINQFLAEMDGIAASNENILIIGATNAPWSLDPAFRRPGRFDRIIFVAPPETDGREEILKLQLRDKPISDINFSAIAKATAGYSGADLKAIVDIAVEEKLLEALQKGAPQPITQKELLKAAKTHRPTTREWFNTARNYALYSNETGLYDDVLKYLDIKK